TCAAAACCAAGTTAGCATGGATGCTGAAATACACAAAATCAAGTGCGGTGCAGTCATTGAATTTCTAATGTTGGAGAAGAATAAACCCTTGGTGATTCTTTCTTGCCTAGTCAAGTCATTGAGTTCCAGGAGATGCTAAGGTACAGAATTCTGTCATGGCTAGCAAGATGTCTCTTGAACATGACCCAGGATCTGCCCCAGTATTCAACATCAATGACAGAAGAGTGATTGGAGAATCAAAGAGTGATGGTGAATGAGATAATAGACACTAAGGATTAGTAATGTCAGTTAAATCTGCTCTTTATGAACATTTATTTGCACACAAACAAGGTCTGTGCACTTTGGCTGTTCAACATATGAACTTCTGAGATGAAGCCTCACACCATCTGTGTTTCAAAGAGAATCTtgatattagaaaaaaattaaactgtctCATAACGTGTATGAAACTCATAATACATCTCTGTATCCCAAAGTCTAAACAACACTCAAAACAATGGGGGCATAATAATAATCCAACATCGGAAAAATTCACGGCCCAAGTCAGTGTTGGCAAAGTCATGTGCGTAACGTTTGATGATGTGGGTGAGGTGCATACCGATTACATGCCTCAAAAGGCCATAATACTGTAACCTGTTGGTATTATACTGATTTGTTAACAGGCCGGGAAAGTAGTGGACAGCTGCTGGTCATCTCTGTTAAGCTCACTTTGGCAGGTCTGACCCCCTGTGACAACCACCTATTCGCCAGTCTGATGGGTTTATGATGAAAACGCTGACACCGCTATAAAAGGGCATGTTATAAGTaaggcaaaacattttatttgagcaatactaaaaaaaaaaaaaaaaacctttcataaACGTTCAGAGTTAGTGAGAACTAAGGATGAAACTGGGAAGTTTATGGTCTCCTAAACCATTACTGGCCATTGGGATGTTTCCAATGGTTAAGGAGTCCATGTCAGAACCTCATGGCTTTTTAAATGAAGTCTAATATTTGTTCTCCATGTCATCCTAACCAGGTCACTATGGTGGGAGACTAAAAAGtctcctgcccaggatttgtttcctgccttgcaccctgtgttggctccagcagacccccgtgaccctgtagttaggatatagcataatggatggactaaaaagtcatttttttgtaatacagGAAAAATGTGTGTCTTTCTTACATAAAAGTTTTCCTGCCCCGCACCTTGAAACTGTAAACTGGTTTACTGCAAATTGAAAAAAGGTACGATACTCCAGACATTATtttgcaaataatattttttcctcTGCAGGGCTGTGGAACAGAAGCTTCAATATAGCCCACAGAACTTCAAGTTCAAGTAACGCTTCTCAACAGTTAAAATCTTTCCACTGTTCTCATGGAGGTGTTCGAGCAGAAGCAGGACAATCATTACCAGAAGGACCAGAGTATATACCTAAAAGGAAAGCCAAAAACCCAATGAGAAAAGTCACCCTGGCCTGGTAAAGCACCTTCTTATATATTGCATCTTTCTGCCTAATTTTGATGTGAGAGACGCCAGTCCCGTGATCCCTTATtagattaattacatttaataatgGATACCCATTTGTGATGAACAGTTAGGCCTGTTTACATgtgccccccagtcttgactctctaacaagacaagaaaaaagaaaaaaaaaaaacaaatgacctTGCAAGGAAAAATGGACGGAATCTTGGAAAGAGTGGCTCCCTTGCAGGGGGTGTGAAGAAACTGGGTAAATAACACACAAAACGGAGAACCAGTAGTCCTCTCCACAGAGACAGGCGGCCAGTCTACCAGGGCTACCTCAGAAATATAACGCCATGTGACTGTTCTGGCACAGCGGTCCTCACCAAAACTTACTGTgtaagcaaaatgcaagaacagacgAAACCAATCACCAAATACAGAACAAGCAAATACAACGTGTTTGTTACCTCATCTACGTTCTAACAGTTTTCacagtcatcttttttttttaactgattaaTTTCTATTCCTGGCACAATTcagttaaaattcaaaaatagatGTTCAGTATTTTGAATTATTGCTGAAAGTGTTAATATTCTGTGTAAACACTAAAAGTtaccaatttttgtttttttaacttgtgaACAGTAAATCTTCCTCCCTTgaaaagtaatattttgaaatgctgTAAACCCAAGTTTCATTATTAATTTTCCAGCAGCAGCTGGACAGGCCAtctaattaaacataaaatgaagCAACTTAGAGAGCCGTCACATGACCGCTGACTGACGTCTCCTCCCCGATCACTTTTGCCATGCCTGTCATCTAACGCTGCCGTTGCTTATTTGGTGTTTTACAGTTGTgtttttattgcagcagtttattaacaaatataataaaaactgaTCATTTCAGATGGGTTAACCATAGTTTAGTCTGTCACTTGGTGGTTTGGAGTATAATGgtcatttgctttttttattttaatccttcAGCCAGTGTATTTACACTCAAAAgcttttctttcatcttttcttCTCAGGATTATCGGATTTCCTTCTGGAATTATTGGATTTTTGTTAGCAAAGCGTCAAGTAGATAAAAATCGTGCAGAGCAGCTGAAAATACGACAGCGGATGAAGAAGGCCAATGAAGGCTTGTATAATCCTAACCAGTACAGGACACCCTTACAGAGTGAGCGGCCCACTGGACCTTGAGCATATCCTGGAGACCCTGCTGAACTTCATGACTTTTCCTAAGATAACTCTCCTGGTACACAGCTAAGGTATTAAAATACAGTGAATCAAGTCAAGGCTTTTGTTGATGTCCCATAAATCTCTCATGCATTTTGTTGGAATGTGCAACTGGCAGTAAAGTCCGCATTTAAACATGCAATCTGAAATGTCAGTGaaagtgttttgaaatgtttttatatgttacactAAGGGTGTGCTTGGGTGACCAAAATGTCttccaataaaacatttttcccatTGGATCTCTTATTTTACTTACTCTATGACAAACctaaaatagttttactgttatttatttaggaATTCTTGCTAATGAACGGACTTTTCTTTTAATGGCGCGTGTTTATTTGTGTAGGCCACAGCTCACgtgttttgtatttcatattaTTCAAATTGTTttggtgaaggaaaaaaaaaaataccagatgAAATATCATCCGTCACGCAGCAGGGTCTCTCCATTTCACTTCCACGTCAACTTCACAAGTGTGGAGAACTAAAAATTtataactttttcatatgacagcATGAAGACCCATGAAGAGTTGGTTTAAATACCGTGAAACATTTCACATGCTGCAGTTAGTTCAGAATGGCTAAAGACAGGTAGAAGAATAGCAGGACTTACACGTGACATCGTAGCACGTTTTTACTGTTCGCTCTGTACAAAGGTGGCAAAGTGCACAGCTTCACCAAAATACTGCAGACTAGCAAACTTTGTATCTGTATATGGCGAGTGGGGAAGTGCTGAAGTTACACTAGAGCACTGGATAAGACAAGACGAGCCACATACTCCCATGTCCTTGCTAGCAGCCCATCGtggttgtggttttttttttttttggcagcattTTACAAATAAGTGGAGTACTTTGAATAGAAAGTGTTGTGCCAAGGTGACTaccttaataataattctttgcatttatatagcactttcctcactactcaaagcgctcagcaatttcaggttaagggcccttgctcaagggcccaacgcagcagagtcccttttggcatttaggggattcgaactggcaaccttccaattgtcagtgcagatctctagcctcagagctaccactccgccTTATAAAAGGCATGTCACACAGAGCCCCAAAGTCCCCAGTAAGCACAGCATCATGGCCAGCACTTTAAATCCCTTTATAAACAGCAGTTGAAGAAGCACTGTCCCACAAGACATGCAAAAGTAAACCAAAATGAAACTGcacatgaatggtctcctcttgtatTCCAAAGCCTCCCGTTACCTCAGCTCTTTAATGTGGTGTTGAGTTTGTGGCGTCAGGGGGTGTAGTCTGAAGATTAAGGTGTTGAACTATCTTCCCCGAGACCCCCTCTATATTCCCCAAAGATGTGTAGTTTGTTTAGGGAGTGATTGTTTCCCCCCCCCAGCATTTTAAAGTGAAGTTCAGTTTCTAACTGCCCACCCTTCACCTTGcactctgcatgttctctccgtgtttgCCGAGATCCCCTCCTGGTATTGTGGTTTCTTTCCGGAGACATGTATTTACAGTGGACTGTTTGGTAAATTAAGTTAGCTcagtatattttgtaaaatgaattaGGGTGAAGTCAGTGAGACAGATGAGGGAAGATTCTGCCTCCCATGGCCTTGGGCAGGATTAGAGGGATCAGATGGCTGGAATTATGAATAAAGTACAAGAAAAGCTATTCAATATGAGCGTTATGTTTGTAAGAATGACTTATTAATGAGCTATTCATTCTCTATAGATTGTTCCTTTTAGCGATTTCTATTTGGTACTGAGAACAAGTCAAGCTCATGCAGTTCTCACATACTTCTTTGCTAAATGTGGTAGATGACACTTCCATTTGTTATATTTGTAAGGTTTTAACTAAGGTGTCTAAAAAAGGTAGAAACAAACACAGGTTTAATCAAgaaagattttaattaaaatacatttaaaatgttgcaGTTATACCCATTGAAAAGCAGCTCCTGAAATGAAACTAGAGGAATATTGGAAACATTTTGTTTAATCTATTTATACACAACATAGGTAACATAACATAAGCACTGAAGAGCATTACAATGGAGGtaaatatttacattatacaCATTTAGCACTGTCAGTCTGCTCAAAATGATCACAACACATTCCATCTTCTGATAACCAGCATAAGGaaatttaaatgttctaaacaaagGCAGATTTCTGAAGGAAAGTGATTAACATTAACTTTAGGGTGTGTTGTACAACATATCCTTCATTGTTACAAAAAGGGCAAGAACATCTATGCATACTCTATCtgttaaaactgtccaaaacaaATCACTGGTAAGTAAGACTTGTGGCACATGAAGtgtggtttgttttgtttatttgtcctCTCCTAATAATGAATGTCCCTTTACTTCAGAATACAACATACGACCAATACAGAGAACACAGCAGCTGTAATCCTCATTAATGTATAATTTTActtataaaatacaatattatatatgtAAAAGCTCAAACTACATAAACTCTTAAGTAGACAGGCTAGCACTGGATACTGTAGATGAAGGATTAGATGGAAAACACCTGCATGCCCCTTTGCCCCGATACCTCTAGGTGGTGTGCATTCTGGCAAATTGTCTGTCAAAAGGCTGCACACACATTTGGCTGTCAAACTAGCTGGTGTTCTGTGACTACGCCATTTGGTCCGCACCCAGGCTGCTCCAGGCATTCCTACTTTGACGCTCCTATTAGCTGCAGGATATTAAGGAAGATATTAACAATGTCCGTGTAAAGCTTCAGAGCCCCATAGACGTACTCTTCAGGGCTGATGCTGTGTTTCCGATTTCCAATGATGAGCTGAGTGTCATAGGCTAGGAACTAGGCAAGAAAGAGAGAAAATTCTGTAATCTTTTCTGAAGCTAACTTAAAACATTATACTCCAATGCCAAGAGATATAAACTGAAAAACACTAAACTGGAGTAATTCAATCacatttgtttaataaatgacTCGTATTTTATCTCAACTTTTTAAATCTTGACTTTTGAGCCTTTAGCCTGAATAAACTTTGTGCAGACATCCATCACATTGTTTTCACTAATCTTCAGTTTAATAATTTAACACATTTGGACAAACATCAAAATATACCTCCTCTATGCAGTAACTTAAGTGCCTCacacaaatatttattaactCCAGTTGCACCAGAtccttgaattaaaaaaaatatggtgTGATAAACCCATGAgttctgttatacagtatttattattattgtggtaaTTTCTATTTATCCCACATGCATATAACCGATTGTTCCTGCAGCTGTACACGTTTAGGATGGTTCTTGGGAAGAGGTCACCTGGTCTGGTAGCTTTTTAGTTATtcatatatgtataaaatatgtcTTAGTTAAAGAGAGAAACTGGCAGATCAGGAAAGTTCAcagcaccttctttttcttattcaaaaCTATTGttttagggtgtactcacactggcaatacATTCCATTTGTCCACATGTAACTCCGCAAAGTCTAGTTTGTTTGACTAGTGTCATCGCTCTGTGCCGGGCCAACTGTACTGTGCCCTAGCCCACTTGGAAGTGGTGGGCCCCAGCACGGTTCAGTAGCATTCAGGAACAGTGTGATAGCTAAATGTGCCCAAGCACGGAAAACAGACACGATGTCAATGATGCAACAAGTCAaatagtgcaattctcatttcattcaagaTCTTcagagttaaaaacaggtttttattcccaCCTTGCACATGAATGTGAATTGTAGTTGGTGAGAAAAGCTACAAATTTCTCCCTAACATCATTTGTCACCGTAAAGATCTTCTCGTGCGTGCAGCATGATTAGCAGCAAAACCCTGTAAGAGGGTAGAGCATTATCCTGCCCTACACGACTccaaaacaatcacaaaataagtaaaatcttgACATGCATGTTGTCACTTGGTGTTCAGATCCTATTTTGGCGTGCTGGGGCACAGTACAGAACAAACATGTCTAGCGTGATTACACTCTTCGCCATTCACCGGTGGAGGCCAACTGAAAGACAGTTTCTCTTCCTGTTGAGCAATTGTATTTCTACAAGGTAAATGTGGGGCTTCCACAACACAATAGCTGCACTTCAACAAACCGAGtataatgtcacattacatgacattcccagagttcatttacataaccttagGGAGTCAGAGGCAGCAACAGCACACTCCTGGAATTGCCCAATGTTTAGTCGGACATATCCAGCGACTCTCCCTGATAAAATCAAATAGGTTTGTATTTTGCTTTAAAGGATACTTTGGTGTTTTTgcaagtcagttatttctttacCAACATGGTATTTATGCATGTGCCATACAAAATTGGGTTCCAAAGTCCAGCGATTTCTTGTGATCTCGACCAGCCAGTCTCCATCTCTGTATAGCCTGGCTTACTGTCACTAACAACTGCCCAGTCAGTACCCAACCTAGAGGTAGTGACTGATGAGCAGCTGTCTGTCTTTTTCTGGCCACAGTTCTACTGTGTCTTGTTCATGCAGGTTCACGTTGTACAACATCCGCAAGATCAGACCTTACCTGACAGAGTAGGCAGtgcaacttctggtccaggctctgGTCTTGTCCTGTCTGGACTACTGCCACTCGCTTCTAGTAGGAGTACCCACATGCGCTATCAAGCTGCTGCAAATGATCCAGAATGCAGTGGCCTGTCTTGTACTTAACCATTCAAgacgggcacatgtcactcctctcttcaggtggctacattggctccctgtagcagcacactaagttcaaatccctgatgcttgtcTACATAGTCGTCAATGGGTTAAGCACCTGTGTATTGGGAGACACTGGTGTGGCGCGCTCCTTCTCACCTACTCAGGATTTGCCACagtgaacagtgtctggtgatgccacgtctacatggtatcaagtctcaatccagactcttttcatacTGTATTTAGCTCCTGGTTAGTGGAATGAGTTTCTCACTTCCATctgtactgctgactccctcaatgtgtttaagaagcagtTGAAGACCAAAGCTGTTCTGTGAATGTCTGTCtaattgattgaagaaaaaaaaaaaaaaattatgctctGATTTTATATTTCTGGTTAAATGTTAGTTAAATTCAATTTCCTTATTGATTATAATCTGTGATTGTTAATTAATATAACGTCTTTTCACTTTCAACGGGTTACCtctcctattacacttgctgaacacaCAAGCCCTggcctaatgttacttgattagGTTTACCTCTGCTGTAAGTCGCTTtcaataaaagtgtctgctaagcaaataaatgtaaatgtaaaaactatGTATCTTGTCTGCGCTGGCAGTTAACCAGGCCCAGGTATAGCTAGAAAACAAAAGCCTGAAAAGTTACCAAACACGTCCATTTGTAAAGCCTGGATAGTCGTTGAGTATCGATCTGCATCTTATATGACcgattttacaatgtgtgtgtagtCGCATGTCATTTTTGAATGTGCTACCTGTGCACTTGTAGTCTTTTACTAACCTTCACTGTCTGGAGGAGTCGTATCCTCAAAATCAGacaaaaatcacagtaaactATTCGTCCCCTGAGgttgtttttgctttgatttacttCTATATTTATGCGAGAACTCTTAAAAGAATACAGAAACTGTTTCCTTACCTTGGGGGGTAAAAAAGCACcagaaatatgcaataaaataattattccCAGACATCTTTTTCTGTCTCAAACATGCACCAGAAACAcagaaggcatttttttttttttaaatcaaaactcAACTGGATGTTTTCGGTGGTTCTTCATGTCCTAATGCTACATTTGTAAAGTACGAGTgcagaacatacttttaaaagttCCAGAAAACGCTGGACCTTGTAACACAACTTTAAATGGCAAATTGAtaaataccatgtttgtgaagaaataacgttGATTTGAGAAATTTGGAGTTTGTGAtaactttgaaaatgtaaaagtcGTCTACTTGGTCCGGGCATTTCTACTTGTTTTAATCTgacatacagacaatgaaatctGTAACTTCAGTCATCAAGATCGACATCCAAGTAGAAAGCATGTAATGATCCTCTggctttaattttgatttttctctttttacacttttttttttttttaaaaaaaaagaacacttccagtgctttgaaataaaaataccacagaaaattaaattttccATACCCAGTAAAATTAGGGAATTAGTCAGTAAatacttttatacagtataagttttttaaattaaagggtACTTACCAAAGTAAAGACCACGGCTGCTATTGCTGCATACACCATGTGAAGCCAAGGGATCtaagaaaataaagttttaatttcagtATGATTTTGTCTAAATTTGCCTTAGTAAATGGTCAAACATGCCATTATCCcatctcaatttaaaaaaaaaaaaaaagcagttaaatATGTGGTAACAAAGGAGAAGAGTTGAAAGATGAAGAATCTTACATATTTGAATGACAGTACGATGGCTGTGATGATCCCAGTAATAAAAAGAACAATCCCCAGGACGCAGAAGAGTCCGCCACACGATGTAAAATCCACCTAAGACAAGAcacacttttttaaattattcaaagtACAGACGTATCAGAATCTTGCAGAAACCCTTAGATAAAAACAGCAAAACCTGCTGTACCCAAAGCTGGAAAATAACTGCAATGCTGTGATGTGTGAGCATGGCTTAAAGATACTTACATTTGGCAGAAACATAAATCCATACAATTACtaattaaacaaaactgaaaataaaatctcAGCTGTGACAATAGAGGGCTGTAAATGAAGGCGAGTGATCAGGTCAGTTGCACCATTCTAACCGTAAAGGCAGAGGCACAGAATGGTCTCAGGGGGCCTAATCCGTGTACAGCACCAGACAGGAGAACCTACAGAGCGCCCACTCAATGTGCTGAACTggtacaaatacacacacagtgCTGGTCAGTGGAAAATGCAGACTCAAAACCAAGAAGCTCCACTGATCCTGTCGCTAGAGAAATGTCTTCACGCTGTGCCACAAGCAGTCAAAGAGCCAATGAACAACGGGAAGACAATTCTATTGTTCCAGCGGCTTCTCCTtggttgtatgtatgtataaaatttATTATATAGCAATGTTAGATTGGAGACAGACAAGATGTTGGGACggcttagccattagctaaacaaacaagcgtttctcaaatttcttatgtagttaaagcaagttaaatatttCCTCCATTCTTGTGTGCCATGTTTCTTTTGTCTTAAAATCTCTGCTAGGATGCGAAAAGAAGTAGTCAAAGAAATCAAACAAGTGAGgtatgtgcaaactccacacagacggcactaatttctgtttattataaAAACACTGTTAAGAACATTGAGTGCAGCAACTTAGTTTCAGCAGTTTACAAATCACTGCTTAATAAACTGTGCTGCCATGTTTCTGAATCAAGATACTGTACAGTCATCATGCAATGTTACCTTAGTCTGGAAACAGAAGACAGTAACTACAATGCAGACCAACGCAGTGATGCCAAGTGCCAGGAAAACAGATTTTGTGTCGTAGTAGCTGGtgggagaggagaaaaaaaaaaaaaagttaagtaaagTTGTTGACGTACTTCATACATAATTATTATGTGCAGAGACTTGACTGAAAGAGAGCTTAGCAACATCTTTGCATTGACTTGTTTcaattttcatatactgtacactgcacTGAAGTAATAGGATTGGACATACATgtgttttaaaattgtcaaaGAGCGGCCTTCACTTTTGGTAATGAATGCTTTTTAGAAAATCGGGCAACTGCTTTAGAACTGCAAGCAACTTTCCTGACCTTCCTCTAAGCATACATATGATGAAATGTTAAGAGGTGAACAGCTGAAACCTGGGAAAAGGCAACTTCCAATCGGAGTAGCCGGCAGTGGGTCAGGTCAGCGAGCTGGGCAGTGACATATGGCTCTCTGCCAAGTGCAGTGCGCCCAAAGGACAAACCGTTCGACATGAGATTGCATTTGCCATGACACTTTATAATGTGCCCACGCTTGAGTAGCTTCATGAACATTTTGTCCAAGCTCTGACTAGACTCCCTCAAGCAGTAGGAGCTTTGTCTTTTCTCTTAAATTCTGTTGCTGCACATCTGTCTCAAAATTCAGActgaaaaacaacatttaatagACTATATATACACAAGCTGTGCATCCAGatattttatttcatcttgtggATTCAATCCTTACAATAAATAAACTAGATATTTGAGATTCCTTAAATCCCTACATGTTGCCTACTTGTAAGTGATTAGTGAAATACCTTGAGATGGTTCCAGTCATGTAGGACATAGCCAGAGTCTGAAGGAAGAAAAGGAGGAGGTTGGCATTGTGTCAAAGATAAGACAATGCAAGCAATAACAAGCCAACACATTTAATAGATTTAGAAAACCACtaaaaacgcacacacacacacagtaagaCGTCCACATCCACTCCTACCCGTGCCTGCAATGGTCCTTTCAAGTGCTGATGCAAGTTTAAGGAGTTCAAAATgctgtcattttctgttttttaggtTTTTAAATGTCATATATACAGTTAGGCACAATGTGGCTCTGGCACCTGGAAATGACAACCCGTTTAGATTGCACTCTTCTTTCAAAAGAGCAGACTTGCCAGGTCTCCTAATATTCAGAAGGTTCTAAAGAGTGTGGAGTACATCGCTGATTTTTAGCATAGTTTTAAATTTTAGGTGAACTGCAAAATAACCACATGTGTAATATAAAATGTCACTATTCTGCTGTCTGTTGAtgtcaaatgtgtgtttttgggtTAGTAAGCGCTGGAGTGAGCAGCGCGTTTCATATTTCAGGCCTCCATTactcgcctacagctggtgcaaaatgcagctgctcaatttttaactggcacaagagagcgtgagcatgttaccccgattttggctgCCAGTTAGTTTTCAAATctattttaagatccttgtatttgtttttaaatcctttcatGGTTGTGCCCCcattttatttgtcggaactgctgctcCCTTATGTAccatctcgctctctcaggtcagcagaccagatgcttttacgtgttcctaagacacgatgcaaactctgaggtgatcgggcttttacagctgcagctccaaaactcgggaacgatttgccgttgcacgttaggtagactccttcacttgctgtcttttaatcctatttaaaaacacactttcacTCCCCAGCCTTTAACCCAGTATATGTTGACtatttgtgtactttttattatgaatttcttcaaCTCTTATGTGTTTCTTTTATCCTTTGGTTATTGTgcgtctgatatgttgggtttttattgtacagcactttggtcagccttgatgttgtttttaaaagtgctttataaataaatatataaatgtcgaTCAACACATAAGGATTTCAGTGCACGTGAAGATAATGACCCTACAAAACTAGAACGTATTcaggaggaaaaacaaaacatttttagaaaatccAGCAAAGAGCTCACAGTCTTAACAAAAGCCATGGGAATGGATAAGCAataggattaaaacaaaaaaaaaaaaaaaaaaaaaaccctgaatttgtacttttataatattttgacCCAAATATCATAAACGACgacagaaattgcaaaaaatcattttaaaatgaaacttcagAAACAGTGCACAGTTTAAGCCAGCTAAAGTTGTACATGTTAACAGATGCAACTGCTGAATTGTAAGAGGTTTTTTCAGCAGGCACTGCAAAATAACATTCACTTCTCCGATGCTGAAAAGTGTCAAAtgtaagtattattttaaaaactgaatgttTCTTACactcctccttccattttaggaTGCTCCAGGCCAACACCACATGACAGATTGATCAGCCATAGTGAAATCCCGAAGTTGGGCCTGATGGATCTGTTACTCTCCTAAAATATTCAAGTTGACTTTCTAAAGA
This portion of the Polypterus senegalus isolate Bchr_013 chromosome 6, ASM1683550v1, whole genome shotgun sequence genome encodes:
- the si:ch73-71c20.5 gene encoding DUF4748 domain-containing protein, whose protein sequence is MATLCRLPVVSLLGLKGLWNRSFNIAHRTSSSSNASQQLKSFHCSHGGVRAEAGQSLPEGPEYIPKRKAKNPMRKVTLAWIIGFPSGIIGFLLAKRQVDKNRAEQLKIRQRMKKANEGLYNPNQYRTPLQSERPTGP